Below is a window of Moorella thermoacetica DNA.
CGGTATCCTGGAAGTGGCGGACAATGGTATCGACGGCCGCCGGGGCCATGGCAGAACCCATATCGTTGGGATCCTTGATCCCCACATCCAGCACCCGGCCGATGGTGGCGTGGGTGATGCGGGGCCCATTACCCACCGGAGCCATCAAAACTGCACCGGCCCCGGTAACGGTCCACTGGGCTGTCGGTGGCCGCTGTATTCCCTGCTCGGTGGGAAAACGGTACTGGCGCTCGGCAGTATCGTAATGGCTGCTGCAGGCGGCCACTACATGGTGGGCAAAACCACCGTCGATGAGCATGGCTGCCAGGGCCATGCCCTCATACATGGTGGAGCAGGCCCCGTACAGGCCCAGGAAGGGTATCCCCAGGCTCCTGGCTGCGTAATTGGCAGAAATGGTCTGGTTCAATAGGTCGCCGGCCAGGAGAAAATCGATATCCTGGGGTTTAAGCTGGGCCTTAGCAATAACCATTTTCACGGCTTCTTCCAGCATTTTGCGCTCGGCCTTTTCCCAGGTTTCCTCACCGAAGTAGCTGTCATCAATGACCATATCAAAGGTATCTCCCAGGGGACCCTCCCCCTCCTTGGGGCCGACAACCGACGCCGTAGCTACTATCACCGGTGGGTTGGCAAACTGCAGGGTATGTTGCCCCACCCTCTTCGGCGCACTCAAAGTATTCCACCCCCGTCAGGTCAAAAAGTAAGCAATTAAACCGATTAAGACTGAAACGATAAAACCATACACTAGGACCGGGCCGGCGATGGTGAACATCCTGGCGGCTACTCCAAAGACGAAACCCTCCCGCTTATACTCCATAGCCGGGGCCACAATGGAGTTGGCGAAACCGGTAATGGGAATAATCGAACCGGCGCCGGCGATTTTACCGATCTCATCGTAAACCCCCAGGCCAGTCAAAAAAGCTCCCAAAAAAACCATTATTATGACCGTTGCTGAAGCGGCATCCCGGGGGTTTAAACCGGCGGAGGAAAAGGCAAGGGTAATAATCTGCGCCAGGGCCGAGATAAGCCCCCCCACCCAAAAGGCGTTCAGGGCGTTGACCAGGACATTGTGTTTCGGCTTGACACTATCAGCCAGCCGCTGGTAGGCCTGCTGGTCGTATGTTTGCTTTTGCTGCATCACCTGTTCTGCCAGGGTCAGGGGTTTTTTCGGCGGCCCCGGCTGTTTGGTGCTGTCAGCCATTACCTTCACCTCGATTTTATCGTTCTGCTATATTATCGACCGGCGTCAGGCCTCTTTATACACTAAAAGCCAGTTTGCTGGTTAATTATACCAGCAAACTGGCTTTATTGAAATTTGAACTGGTGTCAATTTTAACCTTCAATTTCCCAGAGCCTGCAGGGGTGCCGGGATGCGGCCGCCGCGGCGCACCAGGGCCGCCGGACTATAGGTGTTGACCTCCATCACCGGCGCCCGGCCTAGGAGACCGCCAAATTCAACCGTCTCGCCTGGCTTTTTCCCGGGTGCGGGAATGACCCGGACGGCTGTAGTTTTATTATTAATCATGCCGATGGCCGCCTCATCGGCGATAATGGCGGCTATGACCTCCGCCGGGGTATCTCCGGGGACGGCGAACATATCCAGGCCCACCGAGCAGACGGCAGTCATGGCTTCCAGCTTCTCAAGGCTTAGAGCACCGCTCTCCACGGCCCGGATCATGCCGTTATCTTCGCTCACCGGGATAAAGGCGCCGCTCAGGCCCCCCACATAAGAAGAAGCCATGGCGCCGCCCTTTTTGACGGCATCGTTGAGTAAAGCTAGGGCAGCCGTAGTGCCGTGGGCGCCGCAGCGTTCCAGGCCGATAGCTTCCAGAATCTCGGCCACGCTGTCGCCCTGGGCGTTGGTGGGAGCCAGGGAGAGGTCGACAATGCCGAAGGGTACTCCCAGGCGCTTTGAAACCTCCCGCCCCACCAATTCCCCCATGCGGGTCACCTTGAAGGCCGTATTCTTGATAATCGTCGCCAGCTGGCCCAGGTCGGCCTCGGGGTACTGGCGGATTGCCGCCAGCACAGCCCCCGGACCGCTGATGCCGACGTTAATTACGCATTCCGGTTCTCCGGGACCATGGAAGGCCCCGGCCATAAAAGGATTATCTTCGGGGGCGTTACAAAAAGTAACCAGCTTGGCGCAGCCCAGACCCCCACGGGAGGCTGTCAGGCGGGCCGTCTCTTTAATCAGGTGCCCCAGCCAGGTAATGGCGTCCATATTCATCCCGGCTTTAGTCGTCGCTACATTGACGGAAGCACAGACACGTTCAGTTGTGGCCAGGGCTTCCGGCAGGGAGTTAAAGAGGGCCCGGTCGCCGTGGGTG
It encodes the following:
- the spoVAD gene encoding stage V sporulation protein AD, which produces MSAPKRVGQHTLQFANPPVIVATASVVGPKEGEGPLGDTFDMVIDDSYFGEETWEKAERKMLEEAVKMVIAKAQLKPQDIDFLLAGDLLNQTISANYAARSLGIPFLGLYGACSTMYEGMALAAMLIDGGFAHHVVAACSSHYDTAERQYRFPTEQGIQRPPTAQWTVTGAGAVLMAPVGNGPRITHATIGRVLDVGIKDPNDMGSAMAPAAVDTIVRHFQDTGRGPIDYDLIITGDLGRVGHEIATKLLGEKKYDVSKNYSDCGILIYDHERQDTHAGGSGCACSAVVFAGHLMGKLNEGRYKRILGVGTGALLSTTATQQGESIPGIGHGVVIEG
- the spoVAC gene encoding stage V sporulation protein AC, which codes for MADSTKQPGPPKKPLTLAEQVMQQKQTYDQQAYQRLADSVKPKHNVLVNALNAFWVGGLISALAQIITLAFSSAGLNPRDAASATVIIMVFLGAFLTGLGVYDEIGKIAGAGSIIPITGFANSIVAPAMEYKREGFVFGVAARMFTIAGPVLVYGFIVSVLIGLIAYFLT
- a CDS encoding PFL family protein; translation: MPSLFSFTPEEILETIRMIQVENLDIRTITMGISLRDCATASLEETCRRVYDKITRLASDLVAVGEEVAATYGIPIVNKRIAVTPIAQVGEPSGEDDLTPLARALDRAAEAVGVNFIGGFSALVHKGFTHGDRALFNSLPEALATTERVCASVNVATTKAGMNMDAITWLGHLIKETARLTASRGGLGCAKLVTFCNAPEDNPFMAGAFHGPGEPECVINVGISGPGAVLAAIRQYPEADLGQLATIIKNTAFKVTRMGELVGREVSKRLGVPFGIVDLSLAPTNAQGDSVAEILEAIGLERCGAHGTTAALALLNDAVKKGGAMASSYVGGLSGAFIPVSEDNGMIRAVESGALSLEKLEAMTAVCSVGLDMFAVPGDTPAEVIAAIIADEAAIGMINNKTTAVRVIPAPGKKPGETVEFGGLLGRAPVMEVNTYSPAALVRRGGRIPAPLQALGN